Proteins from a genomic interval of Caulobacter rhizosphaerae:
- a CDS encoding tetratricopeptide repeat-containing sulfotransferase family protein: protein MTTATTEPSGSVATALAHGWRLLDLDPRGAVEQAMAILEAVPRHAEATLILAAGLRLSGDVAQALRVVEPLSRAFAQSPPIQLEHGRILAADGHTQAAVAAFKRAVAADPDLAEAWRGLAEALELLGDETGAQAARARQIKGGVRDPVLMTAAAALVDGEPGRAETVLRELMAVRPAEPAAIRMLAEAVARQGREVEAEALLQDCLKLAPAFTGARYNLATLHYRLGRSTEALAQLDRLLADEPRHPGYLNLKAACLARIGEYAQAIAIYEDVLARHPQQPKGWMSYGHALKTVGRSADCAAAYRKAVDQAPSLGEAWWSLANMKTYRFSEADLAAMEAQLAREDLAHDDRLHLDYALGKAHEDAGRYAESFAHYARGATLRRAQVPYDPAVMTRHVARCKTVLTAQLFASRAGQGCPAPDPIFVLGLPRAGSTLVEQILASHSTVEGTMELPDVTAMARRLKDESPYPEVLATLSPEDLKALGEEFLERTRVQRKTDRPLFIDKMPNNWAHVGLIALMLPNAKIIDARRHPLGCCFSGFKQHFARGQNFSYGLEDIGRYYADYVELMAHVDAVLPGRVHRVIYESMIEDPEREIRALLSYCGLPFEESCLNFHENDRAVRTASSEQVRRPIFKDAVEHWQNYESWLDPLKTALGPVLASYPAAPEF from the coding sequence ATGACCACCGCCACCACCGAGCCCTCCGGCAGCGTCGCCACCGCCCTGGCCCACGGCTGGCGGCTGCTGGACCTGGATCCGCGGGGGGCGGTGGAGCAGGCGATGGCGATCCTGGAGGCCGTGCCGCGCCACGCCGAGGCCACCCTGATCCTGGCCGCGGGCTTGCGGCTGTCCGGCGACGTCGCCCAGGCCTTGCGGGTGGTCGAGCCGCTGTCGCGGGCCTTCGCTCAGTCGCCGCCGATCCAGCTGGAGCACGGCCGGATCCTGGCCGCCGACGGCCACACCCAGGCCGCCGTCGCCGCGTTCAAGCGGGCCGTCGCCGCCGATCCCGACCTGGCCGAGGCCTGGCGCGGCTTGGCCGAGGCGTTGGAGCTGCTCGGCGACGAGACCGGCGCCCAGGCCGCCCGGGCTCGGCAGATCAAGGGCGGGGTCCGCGACCCGGTGCTGATGACCGCCGCCGCCGCCCTGGTCGACGGCGAGCCGGGCAGGGCCGAGACGGTGCTGCGCGAGCTGATGGCCGTTCGTCCCGCCGAGCCGGCGGCGATCCGCATGCTAGCCGAGGCCGTGGCCCGGCAGGGCCGCGAGGTGGAGGCCGAGGCCCTGCTGCAGGACTGCCTGAAGCTGGCCCCCGCCTTCACCGGCGCCCGCTACAACCTGGCCACCCTGCACTACCGCCTGGGGCGGTCGACGGAGGCCCTGGCCCAGCTGGACAGACTGCTGGCCGACGAGCCGCGCCATCCGGGCTACCTGAACCTGAAGGCCGCCTGCCTGGCGCGAATCGGCGAATATGCCCAGGCCATCGCCATCTACGAGGACGTGCTGGCCCGCCATCCGCAGCAGCCCAAGGGCTGGATGAGCTATGGCCACGCCTTGAAGACCGTGGGCCGCTCGGCCGATTGCGCGGCCGCCTACCGCAAGGCCGTCGATCAGGCTCCGTCCCTGGGCGAGGCCTGGTGGAGCCTGGCCAACATGAAGACCTATCGCTTCAGTGAGGCCGACCTGGCGGCCATGGAGGCGCAGCTGGCCCGGGAAGACCTGGCCCACGACGACCGCCTGCATCTGGACTACGCCCTGGGCAAGGCCCACGAGGACGCCGGCCGCTACGCCGAATCGTTCGCCCATTACGCCCGCGGCGCGACCCTGCGTCGGGCTCAGGTCCCCTACGACCCGGCGGTGATGACCCGCCACGTGGCGCGCTGCAAGACGGTGCTGACGGCGCAGCTGTTCGCGTCGCGGGCCGGGCAGGGCTGCCCCGCGCCCGACCCGATCTTCGTGCTGGGCCTGCCGCGCGCCGGCTCGACCCTCGTCGAGCAGATCCTGGCCAGCCACTCGACGGTGGAGGGCACGATGGAGCTGCCCGACGTCACCGCCATGGCCCGGCGGCTGAAGGACGAGTCGCCCTATCCCGAGGTGCTGGCCACGCTGAGTCCGGAGGATCTCAAGGCGCTGGGCGAAGAGTTCCTCGAGCGCACCCGGGTGCAGCGCAAGACCGACCGGCCGCTGTTCATCGACAAGATGCCCAACAACTGGGCCCATGTCGGGCTGATCGCCCTGATGCTGCCGAACGCCAAGATCATCGACGCGCGGCGCCATCCCCTGGGCTGCTGCTTCTCGGGGTTCAAGCAGCACTTCGCCCGGGGCCAGAACTTCAGCTACGGCCTGGAGGACATCGGCCGCTACTACGCCGACTATGTGGAACTGATGGCCCATGTCGACGCCGTCCTGCCGGGACGCGTGCACAGGGTGATTTACGAATCGATGATCGAGGATCCGGAGCGGGAGATCCGCGCCCTGCTGTCCTATTGCGGCCTGCCGTTCGAAGAATCGTGCCTGAATTTCCACGAAAACGACCGCGCCGTGCGCACCGCAAGCTCAGAACAGGTTCGTCGTCCCATCTTCAAGGACGCGGTCGAGCATTGGCAAAACTACGAATCATGGCTGGACCCGCTGAAGACCGCCCTGGGACCTGTCCTGGCCAGTTATCCCGCCGCGCCTGAATTTTGA
- a CDS encoding aldehyde dehydrogenase has protein sequence MTAASPIDVLKTLALPGRAVIDGALVEAASGMTFHNVSPRDGTVLNQVAACQSEDVDRAVAGARAAFEDGRWRDQGPRAKKAVLFKLAELMERDAEQLALLESVDTGKPIRDARAVDIPLAIGTTRWYAEALDKIYGEVGSSPIDRLSWAVHEPLGVIGAIVPWNFPLHMAMWKVAPALAMGNSVVLKPAEQSPLTALKLGELALEAGLPPGVLNVVPGLGGVAGEALALSMDVDMIAFTGSGPVGRRLMEYSARSNLKRVSLELGGKSPQIVFADCPDLDAAASAAAWGVFYNQGEVCTAASRLLVQDSIKDAFLEKVVAVAKTMVPGDPLDPETSFGAMVSERQMNTALDYIATADSQGARRLLGGSRVRQETGGFYVEPTIFDRLAPDHTLAREEVFGPVLGVQTFKDPDEAIGLANDTVYGLAAGLWTSDINRALTCARRLKAGLVWINGWDACDITMPFGGFKQSGFGRDRSLHALHKYADLKSVSVTLR, from the coding sequence TTGACCGCCGCCAGCCCGATCGACGTTCTCAAGACCCTGGCCCTGCCCGGCCGGGCGGTGATCGACGGCGCGCTGGTCGAGGCGGCGTCGGGCATGACCTTCCACAACGTCTCGCCGCGCGACGGAACGGTGCTGAACCAGGTCGCCGCCTGCCAAAGCGAGGACGTCGACCGCGCCGTGGCCGGCGCCCGCGCCGCCTTCGAGGACGGCCGCTGGCGCGACCAGGGCCCGCGCGCCAAGAAGGCGGTGCTGTTCAAGCTGGCCGAGCTGATGGAGCGCGACGCCGAGCAACTGGCCCTGCTGGAGAGCGTCGACACCGGCAAGCCGATCCGCGACGCCCGCGCCGTCGACATCCCCTTGGCGATCGGCACCACCCGCTGGTACGCCGAGGCCCTGGACAAGATCTATGGCGAGGTCGGGAGCTCGCCGATCGACCGGCTGAGCTGGGCCGTGCACGAGCCGCTGGGCGTGATCGGCGCCATCGTGCCGTGGAACTTCCCGCTGCACATGGCGATGTGGAAGGTGGCCCCGGCCCTGGCCATGGGCAATTCCGTCGTCCTCAAGCCCGCCGAGCAGTCGCCGCTGACCGCCCTGAAGCTGGGCGAGCTGGCCCTGGAGGCCGGGCTGCCGCCGGGCGTGCTGAACGTGGTCCCCGGCCTGGGCGGGGTGGCCGGCGAGGCCCTGGCCCTGTCGATGGACGTCGACATGATCGCCTTCACCGGCTCGGGCCCGGTGGGCCGGCGACTGATGGAATATTCGGCCCGCTCGAACCTCAAGCGCGTGTCGCTGGAACTGGGCGGCAAGTCGCCCCAGATCGTCTTCGCCGACTGTCCGGACCTGGACGCCGCCGCCTCGGCCGCCGCCTGGGGCGTGTTCTATAACCAGGGCGAGGTCTGCACCGCGGCCTCGCGCCTGCTGGTGCAGGACTCGATCAAGGACGCCTTCCTCGAGAAGGTGGTCGCTGTGGCGAAGACGATGGTCCCCGGCGACCCGCTGGATCCGGAGACCAGCTTCGGGGCCATGGTCAGCGAGCGGCAGATGAACACCGCCCTGGACTATATCGCCACCGCCGACAGCCAGGGCGCGCGCCGCCTACTGGGCGGATCGCGGGTGCGCCAGGAGACCGGCGGCTTCTATGTCGAGCCCACAATCTTCGACCGGCTTGCGCCCGACCACACCCTGGCCCGCGAGGAGGTGTTCGGCCCGGTGCTGGGCGTGCAGACCTTCAAGGATCCGGACGAGGCGATCGGCCTGGCCAACGACACCGTCTACGGCCTGGCCGCCGGCCTGTGGACGTCGGACATCAACCGCGCCCTGACCTGCGCCCGGCGGCTGAAGGCGGGTCTGGTCTGGATCAACGGCTGGGACGCCTGCGACATCACCATGCCGTTCGGGGGCTTCAAGCAGTCGGGCTTCGGCCGCGACCGCAGCCTTCACGCGTTGCACAAGTACGCCGACCTGAAGTCGGTGTCCGTGACGCTGAGGTGA
- a CDS encoding amino acid permease has product MTTARQKVPIPKITAPRALGFWMCTALVIGNMIGSGVFMLPASLAPYGWNAVFGWLLTIGGALCLAVVFAGLAREFPKAGGPYAYTQEAFGPLVGFMVAWSYWISLWVGNAAIATGAVSYLSAIFPAIARVPGMHLLITLGAVWLLVGVNIAGARLAGGVQVATTVLKLLPLVAVAGLAFWVIGRDHGASLTPFRASDIHPGGITAAGALTLWALLGLESATVPAGKVVDPVRTIPRATLVGTVFTGVIYLLVCSAVVLLTPADALKVSNAPLADFVSLHWGGGAGKVLALFAAISAFGALNGWVLLQGEMPYAMARGGVFPAFLAKESTNGAPVRAHLLSAGFLTVLVLMNYAKSMADLFTFIALVATTASLFAYLACALAALKLQATRRIAPTTALTVIAILAGLYSVWTLVGAGGEAVLLGLGLLVVGAPFYWLTRGGSFTSNPPGEGRERRIKS; this is encoded by the coding sequence ATGACGACGGCCCGACAGAAGGTCCCGATCCCCAAGATCACGGCCCCCCGCGCCCTGGGCTTCTGGATGTGCACGGCCCTGGTGATCGGCAACATGATCGGCTCGGGGGTGTTCATGCTGCCCGCGTCCCTGGCCCCCTACGGCTGGAACGCGGTGTTCGGCTGGCTGCTGACCATCGGCGGGGCCCTCTGCCTGGCCGTGGTGTTCGCGGGGCTGGCGCGCGAGTTCCCCAAGGCCGGCGGGCCCTACGCCTACACCCAGGAGGCCTTCGGGCCGCTGGTCGGGTTCATGGTGGCCTGGAGCTACTGGATCTCGCTGTGGGTCGGCAACGCGGCCATCGCCACGGGGGCGGTCAGCTACCTGTCGGCGATCTTCCCGGCCATCGCCCGGGTCCCGGGCATGCATCTGCTGATCACCCTGGGCGCGGTCTGGCTGCTGGTCGGGGTCAACATCGCCGGCGCCCGCCTGGCCGGCGGGGTCCAGGTGGCGACCACCGTGCTGAAGCTGCTGCCGCTGGTGGCGGTGGCCGGCCTGGCCTTCTGGGTGATCGGCCGCGACCACGGGGCCAGCCTGACGCCGTTCCGCGCGTCGGACATCCATCCGGGCGGGATCACCGCCGCCGGCGCCCTGACCCTATGGGCGCTGCTGGGCCTGGAATCGGCCACCGTGCCGGCCGGCAAGGTGGTCGACCCGGTCCGCACCATCCCCCGCGCCACCCTGGTGGGCACGGTGTTCACGGGCGTGATCTACCTGCTGGTCTGCTCGGCGGTGGTGCTGCTGACCCCAGCCGACGCGCTGAAGGTCTCCAACGCCCCGCTGGCCGACTTCGTCAGCCTCCACTGGGGCGGCGGCGCCGGCAAGGTCCTGGCCCTGTTCGCGGCGATCAGCGCCTTCGGGGCCCTGAACGGCTGGGTGCTGCTGCAGGGCGAAATGCCCTACGCCATGGCCCGGGGCGGGGTGTTTCCGGCCTTCCTGGCCAAGGAGTCGACGAACGGCGCGCCGGTTCGCGCCCACCTGTTGTCGGCCGGCTTCCTGACCGTGCTGGTGCTGATGAACTACGCCAAGTCGATGGCCGATCTGTTCACTTTCATCGCCCTGGTGGCCACCACGGCCTCGCTGTTCGCCTACCTGGCCTGCGCCCTGGCGGCGCTGAAGCTGCAGGCCACGCGGCGCATCGCCCCGACCACGGCTCTGACCGTGATCGCCATCCTGGCCGGCCTCTATTCGGTCTGGACCCTGGTGGGGGCGGGCGGCGAGGCGGTGCTGCTGGGCCTCGGCCTGCTGGTCGTCGGGGCGCCGTTCTACTGGCTGACGCGGGGCGGGTCCTTTACCTCCAACCCTCCCGGCGAAGGCCGGGAGCGGCGGATCAAGAGTTAA
- a CDS encoding GntR family transcriptional regulator, with amino-acid sequence MSTQTRKPLADSLAVHDQVYEAIRQALITGRIAPGVGVSLRSLAAELGVSPMPVRDAVRRLSAERALEINPANKRLSVPSLTADRLDQLSQARLWIEPELAARAAPHADAALLKRLRELDAAVDDALRLGDVDAYMTANHDFHFALYARAEAEVLLAMAGGLWLQIGPFMRVVFGRVGADGLVADRHAEAMEALKAHDAEAARRAIAADLSEGMDKMRMAVEAGR; translated from the coding sequence ATGAGCACGCAAACCCGCAAGCCCCTCGCCGACAGCCTGGCCGTCCACGACCAGGTCTACGAGGCCATTCGCCAGGCGTTGATCACCGGCCGTATCGCGCCCGGCGTCGGGGTGTCCCTGCGCAGCCTGGCGGCCGAGCTGGGGGTGTCGCCGATGCCGGTGCGCGACGCGGTGCGGCGGCTGTCAGCCGAGCGGGCGCTCGAAATCAACCCCGCCAACAAGCGCCTGAGCGTGCCCTCCCTGACCGCCGATCGCCTGGACCAGCTGTCCCAGGCCCGGCTGTGGATCGAGCCCGAACTGGCCGCCCGCGCCGCGCCCCACGCCGACGCCGCCCTGCTCAAGCGCCTGCGCGAGCTGGACGCGGCCGTCGACGACGCCCTGCGGCTGGGCGACGTCGACGCCTACATGACCGCCAACCACGATTTCCACTTCGCCCTCTACGCGCGGGCCGAGGCCGAGGTGCTGCTGGCCATGGCCGGTGGGCTGTGGCTGCAGATCGGGCCGTTCATGCGGGTGGTGTTCGGCCGGGTCGGCGCCGACGGCCTAGTCGCCGACCGCCACGCCGAGGCCATGGAGGCGCTGAAGGCCCACGACGCCGAGGCCGCCCGCCGGGCGATCGCCGCCGACCTGTCGGAGGGCATGGACAAGATGCGCATGGCGGTGGAGGCGGGGCGGTGA
- a CDS encoding TonB-dependent receptor has protein sequence MTSTTRNKTALSKGGLLTTALLASTMLTAVAAQAQAQTAPQGAVALDEVVVTAQKRSENLQDVPVSIQALGQAKLDQLHVASFTDYVKYLPSISFQTTSPGFSNVYFRGVASGGDGNHSGSLPSVGVYLDEQPVTTIQGALDIHIYDIARVEALSGPQGTLYGASSQAGTLRIITNKPSTAGFSAGYDLEANTIAHGDQGYTAEGFVNQPLSDKVAVRLVGWAEHQGGYIDNVAGSRTYPTSGITVTNADRVKKDYNDVDLYGGRAAMKIEAGDNWVITPQVMGQIEKVGGVFAEDRSLGALKVAHYYPENSKDKWWQAAMTVEGKVSNLDVVYAGSYLDRDVDTRQDYTDYSFFYDTLAGYGAYWTDDAGNPVDPSQYIIGHDAYMKASHELRVSTPQENRFRVVGGLFYQRQTHGITQNYRIDDIGDSISVPGYPGTIWLTKQKRIDRDSAAFGEVAFDITDKLTVTGGIRFFKSDNSLKGFYGYGAGYGSTGEKACFTGPEIEGSPCTNLDKRVKEKGDSKKINLTYKIDPDKLVYVTYSEGFRPGGINRRGTLPPYQSDFLKNYEFGWKTTWADNRFRWNGAVFHETWNDFQFSIVGANGLTEIKNAVSAEINGAETDFSFAVMHGLTLNGAATYIDAKLKGTYCGKVDPATGQPITDCPVDLDEYPERAPDGQSLPVTPKFKANLNARYEFDLGGYDAFVQGGIVGQSGAWADLRTFAREVLGKQAGYITTDLSAGLGRDSWTFSAYVVNLNDSRASLTRSTECVESVCGAEVYSVPLRPRTIGVKFGQKF, from the coding sequence ATGACGTCCACAACGCGTAACAAGACCGCCCTTTCGAAAGGCGGCCTGCTGACCACCGCGCTTCTCGCCTCGACCATGCTGACGGCGGTCGCCGCGCAGGCTCAGGCCCAGACCGCCCCCCAGGGCGCGGTCGCCCTGGACGAGGTGGTGGTCACCGCGCAGAAGCGCTCGGAAAACCTGCAGGACGTACCCGTCAGTATCCAGGCGCTCGGCCAGGCCAAGCTGGACCAGCTGCACGTCGCCAGCTTCACCGACTATGTGAAGTACCTGCCCAGCATCTCGTTCCAGACCACCTCGCCGGGCTTCTCCAACGTCTATTTCCGCGGCGTGGCCAGCGGCGGCGACGGCAACCACTCCGGCTCGCTGCCCAGCGTCGGCGTCTATCTGGACGAGCAGCCCGTCACCACCATCCAGGGCGCGCTGGACATCCACATCTACGACATCGCCCGGGTCGAGGCGCTGTCGGGGCCGCAGGGCACGCTGTACGGCGCCAGCTCCCAGGCCGGCACCCTGCGGATCATCACCAACAAGCCCAGCACCGCCGGCTTCAGCGCCGGCTACGACCTGGAAGCCAACACCATCGCCCATGGCGACCAGGGCTACACGGCCGAGGGCTTCGTCAACCAGCCGCTCAGCGACAAGGTCGCCGTGCGCCTGGTGGGCTGGGCCGAGCACCAGGGCGGCTATATCGACAACGTCGCCGGCTCGCGCACCTATCCCACCTCGGGGATCACGGTCACCAACGCCGACCGGGTCAAGAAGGACTACAACGACGTCGACCTCTATGGCGGCCGGGCGGCGATGAAGATCGAAGCCGGCGACAACTGGGTGATCACGCCCCAGGTCATGGGCCAGATCGAGAAGGTCGGCGGGGTGTTCGCCGAGGATCGCAGCCTGGGCGCGCTGAAGGTCGCTCACTACTATCCGGAGAACTCCAAGGACAAGTGGTGGCAGGCGGCCATGACCGTCGAGGGCAAGGTCAGCAACCTCGACGTGGTCTATGCCGGCTCGTACCTCGACCGCGACGTCGACACCCGCCAGGACTACACCGACTACTCGTTCTTCTACGACACCCTGGCCGGCTACGGCGCCTACTGGACCGACGACGCGGGCAATCCGGTCGATCCGTCGCAGTACATCATCGGCCACGACGCCTACATGAAGGCCAGCCACGAGCTGCGCGTCTCGACCCCGCAGGAAAACCGCTTCCGCGTCGTCGGCGGCCTGTTCTACCAGCGCCAGACCCACGGCATCACCCAGAACTATCGGATCGACGACATCGGCGACTCGATCTCGGTGCCGGGCTATCCGGGCACGATCTGGCTGACCAAGCAGAAGCGCATCGACCGCGACAGCGCCGCCTTTGGCGAGGTGGCGTTCGACATCACCGACAAGCTGACCGTGACCGGCGGCATCCGCTTCTTCAAGTCCGACAACAGCCTCAAGGGCTTCTACGGCTACGGGGCGGGCTACGGCTCGACGGGAGAGAAGGCCTGCTTCACCGGCCCCGAAATCGAGGGTTCGCCCTGCACGAACCTCGACAAGCGGGTCAAGGAGAAGGGCGACAGCAAGAAGATCAACCTCACCTACAAGATCGATCCCGACAAGCTGGTCTATGTCACCTATTCCGAGGGGTTCCGGCCGGGCGGCATCAACCGGCGCGGCACCCTGCCGCCCTACCAGTCCGACTTCCTGAAGAACTACGAGTTCGGCTGGAAGACCACCTGGGCCGACAACCGCTTCCGCTGGAACGGCGCGGTGTTCCACGAGACCTGGAACGACTTCCAGTTCTCGATCGTCGGGGCCAACGGCCTGACCGAGATCAAGAACGCCGTCTCGGCCGAGATCAACGGCGCCGAGACCGACTTCAGCTTCGCGGTAATGCACGGCCTGACCTTGAACGGGGCGGCGACCTATATCGACGCCAAGCTGAAGGGGACCTATTGCGGCAAGGTCGACCCGGCCACGGGCCAGCCGATCACCGACTGTCCGGTCGACCTGGACGAATATCCCGAGCGCGCGCCGGACGGCCAGAGCCTGCCGGTCACGCCCAAGTTCAAGGCCAACCTGAACGCCCGTTACGAGTTCGACCTGGGCGGCTACGACGCCTTCGTCCAGGGCGGGATCGTCGGCCAGAGCGGCGCCTGGGCCGACCTGCGCACCTTCGCCCGCGAAGTGCTGGGCAAGCAGGCCGGCTACATCACCACCGACCTGTCGGCCGGGCTGGGCCGCGACAGCTGGACCTTCTCGGCCTATGTCGTGAACCTCAACGACAGCCGGGCCAGCCTGACCCGCAGCACCGAATGCGTCGAATCCGTCTGCGGCGCCGAGGTCTATTCGGTGCCCCTGCGGCCGCGCACCATCGGGGTGAAGTTCGGACAGAAGTTCTGA
- a CDS encoding aspartate aminotransferase family protein — MADIRANDLDAFWMPFTPNRRFKAQPRMLARAEGMHYATPEGRQVLDATSGLWCVNAGHNRPRIVEAIRRQAGEMDYAPSFNMGHPAAFAFASRIAQITPPGLDRIFFTGSGSESVDTALKIALAYHRARGKGTKTRLIGRERGYHGVGFGGISVGGIPKNRMYFGSLLTGVDHLPHTHGVAGNLFSQGLPKNGAELADALEGIVALHDASNIAAVIVEPVAGSTGVLVPPEGYLQRLRAICDRHDILLIFDEVITGFGRVGAAFAAERFGVTPDMICMAKGLTNAAVPAGAVAASEGVYQAMMDGADAPIELFHGYTYSAHPLACAAGMAALEVYQEEGLFARALEMEPYWRAAVHSLKDARHVVDIRDFGLIAGIELEPRPGAPTARALAAFETAFDQGLLIRVTGDIIALSPPLIIEKSQVDQVVETIGAVLSGVD; from the coding sequence ATGGCCGACATCCGCGCCAACGACCTCGACGCCTTCTGGATGCCGTTCACCCCCAACCGGCGGTTCAAGGCCCAGCCGCGGATGCTGGCCCGCGCCGAGGGCATGCACTACGCCACGCCCGAGGGCCGCCAGGTACTGGACGCCACCTCGGGCCTGTGGTGCGTCAACGCCGGCCACAACCGCCCCAGGATCGTCGAGGCCATCCGCCGCCAGGCCGGCGAGATGGACTATGCGCCCAGCTTCAACATGGGCCATCCCGCCGCCTTCGCCTTCGCCAGCCGCATCGCCCAGATCACCCCGCCGGGCCTGGACCGGATCTTCTTCACCGGCTCGGGCTCGGAGTCGGTCGACACCGCCCTGAAGATCGCCCTGGCCTATCATCGGGCCCGCGGCAAGGGGACCAAGACCCGGCTGATCGGCCGCGAGCGCGGCTATCATGGCGTCGGCTTCGGCGGCATCTCAGTGGGGGGCATCCCCAAGAACCGGATGTATTTCGGCTCGCTGCTGACCGGCGTCGACCACCTGCCCCATACGCACGGCGTGGCCGGCAACCTGTTCAGCCAGGGCCTGCCCAAGAACGGCGCCGAGCTGGCCGACGCGCTCGAAGGGATCGTCGCCCTGCACGACGCCAGCAACATCGCCGCGGTGATCGTCGAGCCGGTGGCCGGCTCGACCGGGGTGCTGGTCCCGCCCGAGGGCTACCTGCAGCGCCTGCGGGCGATCTGCGACCGGCACGACATCCTGCTGATTTTCGACGAGGTGATCACCGGCTTCGGCCGGGTGGGCGCGGCCTTTGCGGCCGAGCGGTTCGGGGTGACGCCGGACATGATCTGCATGGCCAAGGGCCTGACCAACGCCGCCGTGCCGGCCGGGGCGGTGGCGGCGTCGGAAGGCGTCTACCAGGCGATGATGGACGGCGCCGACGCCCCGATCGAGCTCTTCCACGGCTACACCTATTCGGCCCACCCCCTGGCCTGCGCGGCGGGGATGGCGGCGCTGGAGGTCTACCAGGAGGAGGGGCTGTTCGCCCGGGCGCTGGAGATGGAGCCCTACTGGCGCGCGGCGGTGCATTCGCTGAAGGACGCCCGCCATGTGGTCGACATCCGCGACTTCGGCCTGATCGCCGGGATCGAGCTTGAGCCAAGGCCGGGCGCGCCCACCGCCCGGGCGCTGGCGGCCTTCGAGACGGCCTTCGACCAGGGTTTGCTGATCCGCGTGACCGGCGACATCATCGCCCTGTCGCCGCCGCTGATCATCGAGAAAAGCCAGGTGGACCAGGTGGTGGAGACCATCGGGGCGGTGCTGAGCGGCGTGGATTAA
- a CDS encoding NAD-dependent succinate-semialdehyde dehydrogenase, with product MTFKTLELVETAAFIDGLWIESETTFQVLNPADGSVIAEVADLGASETKVAIEAAHRAFPAWAARSAKDRGAILRKWSDLMLLHAEALARLMTAEQGKPLAESRGEVSYGAAFIDWFAEEAKRAYGHAIPSPLPGKRLVSIKQPVGVCAAIAPWNFPIAMITRKVGPALASGCTVVVKPAAETPLCALAVARLAVEAGVPAGVLNVVTGKDSAGIGKALCDDARVRKLSFTGSTPVGKTLYAQCAGTMKKLSLELGGNAPFIVFDDADLEAAVDGAIASKYRNTGQTCVCANRLLVQVGIHDAFVARLTEKVAALKVGPGTGEGVTIGPLINDKAIAKVEKLVREAVEQGATATVGGDRHELGGLFWQPTVLTGATPDMRLFQEEIFGPVAPIVKFDTEQDAIDLANATPFGLASYFYSRDVARCWRVAEAIEAGMVGINEGIISTEVAPFGGVKDSGLGREGSSEGLDEYLETKYLCFGGVG from the coding sequence ATGACCTTCAAGACTCTGGAACTTGTCGAAACCGCCGCCTTCATCGACGGCCTGTGGATCGAGAGTGAGACCACCTTCCAGGTGCTGAACCCGGCCGACGGGTCGGTGATCGCCGAGGTGGCCGACCTGGGGGCGTCGGAGACCAAGGTGGCCATCGAGGCCGCCCACCGCGCCTTCCCGGCCTGGGCCGCCCGCAGCGCCAAGGACCGCGGGGCGATCCTGCGCAAGTGGTCGGACCTGATGCTGCTGCATGCCGAGGCCCTGGCCCGGCTGATGACCGCCGAGCAGGGCAAGCCGCTGGCCGAGTCGCGGGGCGAGGTGTCGTACGGCGCGGCGTTCATCGACTGGTTCGCCGAGGAGGCCAAGCGGGCCTACGGTCATGCGATCCCCAGCCCATTACCAGGGAAACGCCTGGTGTCGATCAAGCAGCCGGTCGGGGTCTGCGCGGCCATCGCGCCGTGGAACTTCCCGATCGCCATGATCACCCGCAAGGTCGGGCCGGCCCTGGCCAGCGGCTGCACCGTGGTGGTCAAGCCGGCGGCCGAGACCCCGCTGTGCGCCCTGGCCGTCGCGCGGTTGGCGGTCGAGGCGGGCGTGCCGGCCGGCGTGCTGAACGTGGTCACCGGCAAGGACAGCGCCGGCATCGGCAAGGCCCTGTGCGACGACGCCAGGGTGCGCAAGCTGTCGTTCACCGGCTCGACCCCAGTGGGCAAGACGCTCTACGCCCAGTGCGCGGGCACGATGAAGAAGCTCAGCCTGGAGCTGGGCGGCAACGCGCCGTTCATCGTCTTCGACGACGCCGACCTCGAGGCCGCCGTCGACGGGGCGATCGCCAGCAAGTACCGCAACACCGGCCAGACCTGCGTCTGCGCCAACCGGCTGCTGGTGCAGGTCGGCATCCATGACGCCTTCGTGGCGAGGCTGACCGAGAAGGTCGCGGCCTTGAAGGTCGGTCCGGGCACGGGCGAGGGCGTGACCATCGGCCCGCTGATCAACGACAAGGCCATCGCCAAGGTCGAAAAGCTGGTGCGTGAGGCCGTTGAGCAGGGCGCGACGGCCACGGTCGGCGGCGACCGTCACGAACTCGGCGGCCTGTTCTGGCAGCCCACCGTGCTGACCGGCGCCACGCCCGACATGCGCCTGTTCCAGGAGGAGATCTTCGGCCCGGTCGCGCCGATCGTGAAGTTCGACACCGAGCAGGACGCCATCGACCTGGCCAACGCCACGCCGTTCGGCCTGGCCTCCTACTTCTACAGCCGCGACGTCGCCCGCTGTTGGCGGGTGGCCGAGGCTATCGAGGCGGGGATGGTCGGGATCAACGAAGGCATCATCTCCACCGAGGTGGCCCCGTTCGGCGGCGTCAAGGACTCGGGCCTGGGCCGCGAGGGGTCTTCGGAGGGCTTGGACGAGTACCTGGAGACCAAGTACCTGTGCTTTGGCGGGGTGGGATGA